A genomic segment from Phragmites australis chromosome 6, lpPhrAust1.1, whole genome shotgun sequence encodes:
- the LOC133922569 gene encoding protein STRUBBELIG-RECEPTOR FAMILY 3-like produces MRPFGPGVPALLLLLIAAAVALPWRALAATDAADVSAINGLYVALGSPKLPGWSANGGDPCGEGWQGVTCIGSSIISIVFNAANLGGQLGSLGNFTSITEINLSNNNIGGTIPDDLPVTLQSFFLSDNQLTGSIPMSLSKLQSLTAMSLNGNHLDGKLPDAFDSLTGLVNLDISSNNFSGPFPPSFGSLTSLTTLHVQDNQLSGTLSVLQDLPLKDLNVENNLFSGPVPPKLLSIPNFKNDGNPFNTSIAPSTSPSSTPTGPTPTQTPSSPSSISGTPPPSSTASNTSGGSTARDRSSPSSKKHKSSTLRTVGYVLLAIVLFIVIVLLVIFCLSKYQERQSRRDYATSQVGRMRQRVEEPKIKQASVQSRNDVKKGSTEIPDRKQAREINLTVPAALEKPPEKIKEHAINLERTESEIFAAAPPPPPPPPPPPPPSPPPPPPIEKVTVNPIVRPEKRVSTPPRTGPSTSATSFSVASLQQYTSSFEEQNLIRESRLGKVYMAELPEGKLLEVMKIDNANGRIPVDDFLELVARISDIRHPNILELVGYCAEYGQRLLVYNHFSRKTLHDVLHEGEDLDDALSWNARLQVALHAAIALEYLHDTCEPPVVHQNFEPANVLLDNRCSVRVAECGLAELMLSSSVTQLSGRMRALLNYEAPEIHESGAFTSRSDVYSFGVVMLELLTGRKPYDSSRPRAEQHLVRWADSQLHDIESLSKMVDPSIQGECSEILLSRFADIISQCIRSEPEFRPPMSQIVQDLARIVGASATGGESE; encoded by the exons ATGCGGCCGTTCGGGCCTGGGGTTCCGGCCCTCCTACTCCTGCTGATCGCCGCGGCGGTGGCATTGCCTTGGCGGGCGCTCGCGGCCACCGACGCCGCTGATG TTTCTGCTATAAATGGACTTTATGTTGCACTTGGATCACCAAAGTTGCCTGGATGGTCTGCGAATGGTGGAGATCCCTGTGGTGAGGGTTGGCAGGGAGTCACATGTATTGGCTCGAGTATAATCTCAAT AGTTTTCAATGCTGCAAATTTGGGAGGACAGCTGGGCAGCCTGGGGAACTTCACTTCAATAACTGAAAT AAATCTTAGCAACAATAATATTGGTGGAACTATACCGGACGATCTACCTGTCACACTGCAGAGTTT CTTTCTCTCAGATAACCAACTCACTGGAAGCATCCCAATGTCATTATCAAAACTCCAAAGTCTAACAGCCAT GTCACTGAATGGTAACCATCTGGATGGAAAATTGCCAGATGCTTTTGATTCACTCACAGGACTTGTAAATCt GGATATATCTTCCAACAACTTCAGTGGTCCATTTCCACCTTCATTTGGAAGCTTGACATCATTGACTACATT GCACGTGCAAGATAATCAGCTATCTGGGACCCTTAGTGTCTTGCAGGATCTCCCCCTCAAAGACTT AAATGTAGAGAATAATTTGTTTTCTGGACCAGTTCCACCGAAGCTCCTGAGCATACCAAACTTCAA AAATGATGGGAACCCTTTTAATACCAGCATAGCTCCCTCTACCTCACCCTCTTCAACACCTACAGGCCCCACACCAACACAAACACCGTCATCTCCTTCATCCATTTCTGGAACCCCTCCACCATCTAGTACAGCCTCAAACACTTCTGGTGGATCTACTGCACGAGACAGAAGTTCTCCATCATCCAAGAAACACAAGTCTTCAACCCTCAGAACTGTTGGATATGTCCTTCTTGCTATTGTGCTATTCATAGTTATAGTACTGCTGGTAATATTTTGCCTGTCCAAGTACCAAGAGAGACAGTCAAGACGTGATTATGCCACAAGCCAGGTGGGGAGGATGCGTCAGAGGGTAGAGGAGCCGAAAATCAAGCAAGCTTCAGTGCAGTCAAGGAATGATGTGAAAAAAG GTTCAACTGAGATTCCTGATAGGAAGCAGGCTCGTGAAATAAACTTAACAGTACCAG CTGCACTTGAGAAGCCTCCTGAAAAGATAAAAGAGCATGCAATTAATTTGGAGCGAACAGAATCGGAGATCTTTGCTGCAGcacctccgccacctccacccccacctccaccgccgccgccatcaccaccaccaccacctccgatCGAAAAAGTAACTGTAAATCCCATTGTCAGGCCAGAAAAAAGAGTTAGCACTCCTCCAAGGACAGGTCCCTCGACATCTGCAACATCCTTTTCTGTTGCATCACTTCAGCAATATACAAGTAGTTTCGAAGAGCAAAATTTGATAAGAGAGAGTAGATTGGGAAAAGTGTATATGGCTGAACTTCCTGAAGGCAAA TTACTGGAAGTTATGAAGATCGACAATGCTAATGGAAGAATACCAGTAGATGACTTTCTAGAGCTGGTTGCGCGTATATCAGATATTAGACACCCTAACATTCTTGAGCTTGTTGGATACTGTGCTGAATATGGACAACGGTTACTTGTCTATAACCACTTCAGTAGAAAAACACTACATGATGTACTACATGAAGGAGAGGATCTAGATGATGCACTATCCTGGAATGCTCGCCTCCAGGTTGCTCTTCACGCAGCAATAGCCTTAGA GTATCTCCATGACACCTGTGAACCTCCAGTAGTGCATCAGAATTTTGAACCAGCCAATGTGCTCCTTGACAATCGATGCTCAGTACGTGTTGCTGAATGTGGACTGGCAGAACTGATGTTGTCAAGTTCTGTTACACAG TTATCAGGACGCATGCGGGCTCTACTCAATTACGAAGCACCTGAAATCCATGAATCTGGGGCTTTCACTAGTCGAAGTGATGTTTATAGTTTTGGTGTGGTGATGCTAGAACTTCTTACTGGCCGAAAACCATATGACAG TTCTCGTCCACGTGCTGAGCAGCATCTTGTTAGATGGGCTGATTCTCAGCTTCATGACATTGAGTCCCTGTCAAAGATGGTCGATCCTTCTATTCAAGGAGAATGTTCGGAGATACTGTTGTCACGTTTTGCAGACATCATCAGTCAATGTATTCGG TCGGAACCAGAGTTCAGGCCGCCAATGTCTCAAATCGTCCAAGACTTAGCTAGGATTGTAGGCGCTAGTGCTACTGGTGGGGAATCAGAGTGA